A single Cellulosilyticum sp. I15G10I2 DNA region contains:
- a CDS encoding phage holin family protein: MNKLFNGISILFGTTGGCIIGLLGGWDKVLMALVIFIILDYITGLLKAIYNKKLSSAIGYKGIIKKVLIFIMIVIANILQTSMGVGIPLREIVITFFACNEGLSILENASEMGLPIPEKVKDVLLQLRGNNNKGTEVK, from the coding sequence ATGAATAAGTTATTTAACGGTATAAGTATCTTGTTCGGTACAACAGGTGGATGTATTATAGGTTTGCTTGGTGGATGGGATAAGGTATTAATGGCTCTTGTGATATTTATTATATTAGATTATATCACAGGTTTACTAAAAGCTATTTACAATAAAAAATTATCATCAGCAATTGGTTATAAAGGTATCATAAAAAAGGTACTCATTTTTATAATGATAGTTATAGCCAATATTTTACAAACAAGTATGGGGGTTGGTATACCATTGAGAGAGATTGTTATTACATTTTTTGCTTGTAATGAAGGACTTTCAATTTTAGAAAATGCTTCTGAAATGGGATTACCGATTCCAGAGAAGGTTAAAGATGTATTACTTCAATTACGAGGGAATAATAACAAAGGTACGGAGGTTAAGTGA
- a CDS encoding M15 family metallopeptidase, translating to MATVACRDINKLTPETKILCLRFLAECKAQGLNIGISETWRSEERQKEMIKSGASKITRSKHMDGLAFDFYNNQVGNLYPDDIMRKCGAIGKKLGLYWGGDFKGFYDSCHLENNNPVGTIKAVDDQYIKAVNKLVDKGVIGSPEIWKEKKFTKDNVESLIIKFAGKL from the coding sequence ATGGCAACGGTAGCTTGTAGAGATATAAATAAGTTAACTCCAGAAACAAAGATATTATGCCTAAGATTTTTGGCAGAATGCAAAGCACAAGGTTTAAATATTGGTATATCTGAAACTTGGAGAAGTGAAGAACGTCAGAAAGAAATGATTAAAAGTGGTGCTAGTAAAATAACACGATCTAAACATATGGATGGTTTGGCTTTCGATTTCTATAATAATCAGGTAGGTAACCTATATCCAGATGACATCATGCGTAAATGCGGTGCCATAGGTAAGAAATTAGGATTATATTGGGGTGGAGATTTTAAAGGTTTTTATGATTCTTGCCATTTAGAAAATAATAATCCAGTTGGTACTATAAAAGCAGTAGATGATCAGTACATAAAAGCAGTAAATAAATTAGTTGATAAAGGTGTCATTGGAAGTCCTGAGATATGGAAAGAAAAGAAGTTTACTAAGGATAATGTTGAGAGTTTGATTATTAAATTTGCTGGAAAACTATAG
- a CDS encoding helix-turn-helix domain-containing protein: MISYNPLWHLLIELGKERKHLNEEIGIHWSTIKRMKNNESVSADTLEKICLHFDVPIEKIIEIKKSPSI, translated from the coding sequence ATGATAAGCTATAATCCACTATGGCATTTATTGATAGAGTTAGGCAAAGAAAGAAAGCATCTTAATGAGGAAATAGGTATCCATTGGAGTACAATAAAAAGAATGAAAAACAATGAATCTGTGAGTGCTGATACCCTAGAAAAGATATGCCTCCACTTTGATGTCCCTATAGAAAAAATTATTGAAATCAAAAAAAGCCCAAGTATATAA
- a CDS encoding FtsK/SpoIIIE domain-containing protein, which produces MSDKKENDYESLAVMCLAGVGGIALSSTFPFLLIPSIVTTAGSVGLAFWDNFEGNRNKMWEMIGLVTKDEKVPVCIKTIKTDIGEQKVYHVPAGLSGEQIKNKQDEIENALKKKVKIDIADNFNVIIQTFNKALGKLYPFTEEYLQKEFMKFAVGFSQSMSGEKIETIDLNSSDCHMLISGSTGSGKSELLRHLLVQFILQTKGDIKKGELRIADLKGGVTTKIFSRASNCTKYTIFQEECINMMAEIHEEMMKRYIVLNNANCVDYKEYNAKFKKKPMKPIVFIIEEYSLLFNDKSATELLFLLLNLSRASNISVVLTIQRPDFKTLDTRIKANLRTTICFKVKYDVDSEIVLGHGNYLASRELKTAPAGRGIINDEKHDDVIFQSLFMTTKEIEATLKEYLTKKATYSTYQDKIKETPKKESKATKDDIKNIDLI; this is translated from the coding sequence ATGAGTGATAAAAAAGAAAATGATTATGAATCCTTAGCAGTAATGTGTTTGGCTGGTGTAGGTGGAATTGCATTATCTAGTACATTTCCATTCTTATTAATTCCAAGTATCGTGACTACTGCTGGAAGTGTAGGGTTAGCATTTTGGGATAATTTTGAGGGCAATAGAAATAAGATGTGGGAAATGATAGGATTAGTAACTAAGGATGAAAAAGTTCCTGTATGTATCAAAACAATTAAAACAGATATAGGAGAACAAAAGGTGTATCATGTTCCAGCTGGATTGTCAGGGGAGCAGATTAAAAATAAGCAAGATGAGATTGAAAATGCCTTAAAGAAAAAGGTTAAGATAGATATTGCTGATAATTTTAATGTCATAATACAAACCTTTAATAAAGCATTGGGGAAGTTATATCCTTTTACAGAAGAATACTTGCAGAAAGAGTTTATGAAATTTGCAGTAGGTTTTAGCCAGAGTATGAGTGGTGAAAAGATTGAAACAATTGATCTAAATAGTAGTGATTGCCATATGCTTATATCAGGCTCTACAGGAAGTGGTAAGAGTGAATTATTAAGGCATCTGCTGGTACAATTTATTCTACAAACCAAAGGTGATATAAAAAAAGGTGAACTGAGAATAGCTGATTTAAAGGGTGGAGTGACTACCAAAATATTTAGTAGGGCAAGTAACTGCACAAAATATACAATATTCCAAGAAGAATGCATTAATATGATGGCTGAGATACATGAGGAAATGATGAAAAGGTATATAGTCTTAAATAATGCCAATTGCGTTGATTATAAAGAGTATAACGCTAAGTTTAAAAAGAAGCCTATGAAGCCAATCGTATTTATAATAGAAGAATATAGTTTATTATTCAATGATAAAAGTGCAACCGAATTATTATTTCTACTATTAAATTTAAGTAGAGCATCAAATATAAGTGTAGTGCTGACCATACAACGTCCAGACTTCAAAACTCTTGACACTAGAATAAAAGCCAACTTAAGAACTACCATTTGCTTCAAAGTTAAATATGATGTAGATTCAGAGATAGTATTAGGTCATGGGAATTACTTAGCCAGTAGGGAATTAAAAACTGCTCCAGCTGGCAGAGGAATCATTAATGATGAAAAGCACGATGATGTGATATTCCAATCTCTATTTATGACCACAAAAGAAATAGAAGCCACATTAAAAGAATATCTAACTAAAAAAGCTACTTATAGCACATACCAAGATAAAATAAAAGAAACACCTAAGAAGGAATCTAAAGCCACTAAAGATGATATTAAGAATATAGATTTAATATAG
- a CDS encoding redox-sensing transcriptional repressor Rex — MKGYGYNVDYLHQEISKILGLDQNYKMIVVGVGNLGQALANYNSFERRGFKLVGLFDVNPRLIGMSIRGLEVYDIDKMEMFVKENDVDIAILTLPKIRVKQVAENLAKWGIKGLWNFSAVDLVLPEGVQVENVHLSHSLMTLAYKIKDDEEENK; from the coding sequence ATCAAAGGCTATGGGTATAATGTAGATTATCTGCATCAAGAAATTAGCAAGATTTTAGGCTTAGACCAAAATTATAAAATGATTGTTGTAGGAGTAGGTAATCTAGGACAAGCACTGGCTAATTATAATTCATTTGAAAGAAGAGGGTTTAAATTAGTTGGACTGTTTGATGTCAATCCGAGGCTGATTGGTATGAGTATCAGAGGCCTTGAAGTGTATGATATTGATAAGATGGAAATGTTTGTGAAAGAAAATGATGTTGATATAGCGATACTTACTCTTCCTAAAATAAGAGTCAAACAAGTAGCAGAAAACTTAGCAAAATGGGGTATCAAGGGACTTTGGAACTTCTCGGCAGTTGATTTGGTTTTGCCAGAAGGCGTACAAGTTGAAAATGTTCATTTGTCACATAGCTTGATGACTCTTGCTTATAAAATTAAGGATGATGAAGAAGAGAATAAATAA
- the acpS gene encoding holo-ACP synthase, protein MILGIGSDIIEIARIEKVIKNTPAFINKVFTEKERNHFKNKHYKSETIAGVFAAKEAVSKALGTGFRSFTPKDIEVTPNDLGKPEITLYDEAKALATELGAGAMHVTISHCKAYAVAYVVIERGEPGEINDSKTNSANR, encoded by the coding sequence ATGATATTAGGAATAGGATCAGATATAATAGAAATAGCCAGAATAGAAAAAGTGATTAAAAATACCCCTGCTTTTATCAATAAAGTTTTTACGGAAAAAGAGCGTAATCATTTTAAGAACAAGCATTATAAATCAGAGACAATAGCAGGGGTATTTGCGGCTAAAGAAGCTGTCAGTAAAGCACTAGGAACAGGATTTAGAAGTTTTACACCTAAAGATATAGAAGTTACGCCAAATGACTTAGGAAAGCCGGAAATTACTTTATATGATGAGGCCAAAGCGCTAGCCACAGAGCTTGGGGCTGGAGCTATGCATGTAACGATATCACACTGTAAGGCTTATGCAGTGGCTTATGTTGTGATAGAAAGGGGTGAACCAGGTGAAATTAATGACTCCAAAACAAATTCAGCAAATAGATGA
- a CDS encoding NAD(P)H-hydrate dehydratase: protein MTPKQIQQIDEEAISQYQIPGILLMEHAAYHLFRHIKEKYKKGSILIVCGPGNNGGDGFALARQIKIWGNWPMKVLMLAGQDQLQADGKTYYRICQHIGVEMIQVSADNIEIVYKEIMAAEIIVDALFGTGLSRKVSGAYADVITHINRSSAYIMSVDIPSGIDGTTGQIQEAAVKADITISFSAAKLGLYIYPAIDYIGELKIVDIGIPQAILENIETPYYTIQKEEMKKLLPHRYTRSNKATYGKVLVIGGQRGMSGAVALTSMAALKAGAGIVTAAVPRAIHDIMENKLTEIMTIALQDQDGHIAAEARGQIQALIEKYDVIAIGPGIGRSEAIKAILLVVLASDKPCIVDADALYFLGELIEVVETRKAETIITPHPGEMARLTNLTVQDILDNPHTVTMQYAVKNHVISLLKIERTVVADPKGNIYININGNSGMAKGGSGDLLTGIIAGLLAQKLEAKHAARLGVYLHARAGDIMKALKTEYTLLPSDLYQGMDEAFKELIDD from the coding sequence ATGACTCCAAAACAAATTCAGCAAATAGATGAGGAGGCGATCAGTCAATATCAAATACCAGGCATTTTACTTATGGAACATGCAGCCTATCATTTATTTAGGCATATTAAAGAAAAATATAAAAAGGGCAGTATCCTTATAGTATGTGGTCCAGGAAATAATGGGGGAGATGGCTTTGCGCTTGCACGGCAAATTAAGATATGGGGCAATTGGCCAATGAAAGTACTTATGCTCGCGGGGCAAGATCAGTTACAAGCAGATGGGAAAACTTATTATAGGATCTGTCAGCATATAGGCGTAGAAATGATACAAGTTTCAGCCGATAATATAGAAATAGTTTATAAAGAGATAATGGCAGCAGAGATTATAGTGGATGCACTTTTTGGTACAGGTCTTTCAAGAAAAGTATCAGGTGCTTATGCAGACGTTATCACGCATATTAATAGAAGTTCAGCCTATATAATGAGTGTAGATATACCATCAGGAATCGATGGGACGACAGGGCAAATACAAGAAGCAGCAGTAAAAGCGGACATAACGATTAGTTTTTCAGCCGCAAAGTTAGGATTGTATATCTATCCTGCTATTGATTATATTGGTGAACTTAAAATAGTTGATATTGGCATACCTCAAGCTATTTTAGAAAATATAGAGACACCCTATTACACCATTCAAAAAGAGGAGATGAAAAAACTTCTGCCGCATAGATATACAAGAAGTAATAAAGCGACTTATGGCAAGGTGCTTGTTATAGGAGGGCAGAGAGGTATGTCAGGAGCAGTTGCCTTAACAAGCATGGCTGCACTCAAAGCAGGGGCGGGTATTGTTACTGCTGCAGTGCCTAGGGCTATTCATGATATTATGGAAAACAAGTTGACAGAAATTATGACTATAGCACTTCAGGATCAAGATGGACATATTGCAGCAGAGGCCAGGGGGCAGATACAAGCATTAATAGAAAAATATGATGTTATAGCTATAGGCCCGGGAATAGGCAGATCAGAAGCCATAAAGGCTATTTTACTGGTAGTGCTTGCAAGTGATAAACCTTGTATAGTTGATGCAGATGCACTCTATTTTCTTGGAGAATTAATTGAAGTTGTAGAGACAAGAAAAGCAGAGACTATTATTACACCACATCCAGGAGAAATGGCGAGGTTAACAAATTTAACAGTACAAGACATATTAGATAATCCACATACTGTTACAATGCAGTATGCAGTAAAAAATCATGTAATAAGTCTATTAAAAATAGAAAGAACAGTGGTAGCAGACCCTAAAGGCAACATATATATCAATATAAACGGTAACAGTGGCATGGCTAAGGGTGGAAGCGGCGATTTGCTGACTGGCATCATTGCAGGACTTTTGGCTCAAAAGTTAGAGGCAAAGCATGCAGCGAGACTAGGGGTTTATTTACACGCAAGAGCCGGAGATATTATGAAGGCTTTAAAAACTGAATATACACTTTTACCCAGTGATTTATATCAAGGCATGGATGAAGCATTTAAAGAATTGATTGATGATTAG
- a CDS encoding CBS domain-containing protein, with protein sequence MRARDIMKKGVIFVKENDSIEDVLAVLMKNNISGVPVVDQDRRVVGVVTEQDLITKEKGLNIPSYIEFVASILFIDGNSKYNTNHEKIITLTAKEIMSSPAYTVYLDASIEEIASVMVNRRINRVPVIDKERKLAGIIGRGDLLPILIN encoded by the coding sequence ATGCGTGCAAGAGATATCATGAAAAAAGGTGTTATTTTTGTTAAAGAAAATGATAGTATAGAAGATGTACTTGCAGTTCTAATGAAAAATAATATAAGCGGTGTACCTGTTGTAGATCAGGATAGGCGTGTTGTAGGGGTTGTAACAGAGCAAGATCTCATTACTAAAGAAAAAGGACTAAATATTCCATCATATATTGAGTTTGTAGCGAGTATATTATTTATAGATGGGAATTCAAAATATAATACAAATCACGAAAAAATCATTACATTGACCGCGAAGGAGATTATGTCTTCGCCGGCGTATACCGTTTATTTAGATGCATCAATAGAAGAGATCGCATCAGTTATGGTAAACAGACGTATTAATCGCGTACCAGTTATAGATAAAGAACGCAAGTTAGCAGGTATTATAGGTAGAGGGGATCTGCTTCCGATACTTATTAATTAA
- a CDS encoding LolA family protein, protein MYKRKKALIVIFLLMMSFAFYGCNKMMNNNGPKDKLHLMLTTLKNYEADVTMSFLKDTEANVFKMRHQVEVGGKYKLTVESPEYLKGYTISFDGKNITEYNPSTKTNLHSQASEARNQTLLSSFVTNYLNAEDIKREKEKQDGKEVTTIEVNIPGNFKYMAKEKVWFDETKLSPLKMEIYDIEDNIAIKIEFNSFKYNTKIDFNT, encoded by the coding sequence ATGTATAAGCGAAAGAAAGCCTTAATAGTCATCTTTTTACTAATGATGTCCTTTGCATTTTATGGTTGTAATAAAATGATGAATAATAATGGACCAAAAGATAAACTACACCTCATGCTCACGACACTTAAAAATTATGAAGCTGATGTGACAATGTCATTTTTAAAAGATACAGAGGCAAATGTTTTCAAGATGAGACATCAGGTAGAAGTAGGAGGCAAGTATAAGCTTACAGTAGAGAGTCCTGAGTACTTAAAGGGATATACAATAAGTTTTGATGGTAAAAACATAACAGAGTATAACCCAAGTACAAAAACAAACTTGCATTCTCAGGCCAGTGAGGCTAGGAATCAGACATTACTAAGTAGTTTTGTAACGAATTACTTAAATGCAGAAGACATTAAAAGGGAAAAAGAAAAGCAAGATGGCAAAGAAGTTACTACAATAGAAGTGAATATACCAGGGAACTTTAAGTATATGGCAAAAGAAAAGGTCTGGTTTGATGAAACTAAGCTTAGCCCACTTAAAATGGAAATTTATGATATTGAGGATAACATAGCCATAAAAATTGAATTTAATAGCTTTAAATATAACACAAAAATAGATTTTAATACATAA